A genome region from Gadus chalcogrammus isolate NIFS_2021 chromosome 5, NIFS_Gcha_1.0, whole genome shotgun sequence includes the following:
- the LOC130382982 gene encoding leucine-rich repeat and fibronectin type-III domain-containing protein 2, giving the protein MDKVVISLLLLGTSVMMAHSCPKYCVCQNLSESLGTLCPSKGLLFVPLDIDRHTVELRLGGNFILKVSAQDFANMTGLVDLTLSRNTISSIQPFSFIDLETLRSLHLDSNRLTELGPDDLRGLVNLQHLILNNNQLNRISNVAFEDLMLTLEDLDLSYNNLRSVPWETIRKMVNLHQMSLDHNLINYISEGTFTDLDKLARLDLTSNRLQKLPPDPIFGRSQSSVVLTTPYAPQLSLSFGGNPLHCNCEVLWLRRLDREDDMETCASPAALKGRYFWSVREEEFVCEPPLITQHTHKLLVLEGQTASLRCKAVGDPMPAVHWVAPDDRLISNSSRATVYENGTLDITITTAKDYGTFTCIAANAAGESTASIELSIIQLPHLNNSSNRTAQPKSGLSDITSSTKISKGEPKPPPEKTVSVSEVTSVSALIKWIVSKSTPKVKMFQLQYNCSEDEVLIYRMIPMANKAFLVSNLVSGMQYDLCVLAIWEDAATTLTATNIVGCVQFATTDDYPQCQSLHSGFLGGTMILVIGGVIVATLLVFIVILMVRYKATGGGGGGGGPTGKLPSVSNTYSQTNGGLSRLNGAQPLAKPTVVVLHEEMVEFKCGSLQSSLSSSSDSSNSLDRGPADRYSLQASECSTLPSSKFRRHGAGPKGRPHLDHLLGAFASLELRSVTVKEHQQAAGCSVTTTGVMTVAVVPPSDKEPLLGRAESTTMLGRLLGLPQESRPKRSHSFDLGHPGAAQCVSSYPRRISNIWTKRSVSVNGMLLQYDDTEEERPSLESSEWVMESTV; this is encoded by the exons ATGGACAAAGTGGTTATCAGTCTCCTGCTCCTGGGAACCTCAGTAATGATGGCCCATTCATGTCCCAAGTACTGCGTCTGCCAGAACCTCTCTGAGTCCCTGGGCACACTGTGTCCGTCCAAAGGCCTGCTCTTTGTGCCGCTGGACATCGACCGGCACACCGTGGAGCTGCGGCTGGGCGGGAACTTCATCCTCAAGGTCAGCGCGCAGGACTTTGCCAACATGACCGGTCTGGTGGACCTGACGCTGTCCCGGAACACCATCAGCTCCATCCAGCCCTTCTCCTTCATCGACCTGGAGACCCTGAGGTCGCTGCACCTGGACAGCAACAGGCTGACAGAGCTGGGGCCCGACGACCTCCGGGGCCTGGTCAACCTGCAGCACCTGATCCTCAACAACAACCAGCTGAACCGCATCTCCAACGTGGCCTTCGAGGACCTGATGCTGACCCTGGAGGACCTGGACCTGTCCTACAACAACCTGCGCAGCGTGCCTTGGGAAACCATCCGCAAGATGGTCAACCTGCACCAGATGAGTCTGGACCATAACCTCATTAACTACATCTCCGAGGGGACCTTTACCGATCTGGATAAGTTAGCCCGCTTGGACCTCACCTCCAACCGTCTGCAGAAGCTCCCCCCGGACCCCATATTCGGCCGTTCCCAGAGTAGCGTGGTGCTGACCACCCCATACGCCCCGCAGCTGTCCCTGAGCTTCGGGGGCAATCCGCTGCACTGCAACTGTGAGGTGCTGTGGCTGCGCCGGCTGGACCGCGAGGACGACATGGAGACGTGCGCTTCCCCCGCCGCCCTGAAGGGGCGCTACTTCTGGTCCGTTCGGGAAGAGGAGTTTGTCTGCGAGCCCCCGTTGAtcacacagcacacgcacaaGCTACTGGTGCTGGAGGGCCAGACGGCGAGCCTGCGCTGCAAGGCCGTCGGCGATCCGATGCCAGCGGTGCACTGGGTGGCGCCCGACGACCGCCTGATCAGCAACTCGTCACGCGCCACCGTGTATGAGAACGGCACCCTggacatcaccatcaccacggcCAAGGACTACGGCACGTTCACCTGCATCGCCGCCAACGCCGCCGGCGAGTCCACGGCCTCCATCGAGCTCTCCATCATACAACTGCCCCACCTGAACAACAGCTCGAACCGCACCGCGCAGCCTAAGTCCGGCCTCTCCGACATCACCAGCTCCACCAAGATCAGTAAGGGCGAGCCCAAGCCCCCCCCTGAGAAAACGGTGTCGGTGTCCGAGGTGACATCGGTCTCTGCTCTGATCAAATGGATCGTGAGCAAATCAACCCCGAAGGTCAAAATGTTCCAGCTCCAGTACAACTGCTCTGAGGATGAAGTGCTCATTTACAG GATGATCCCCATGGCCAACAAGGCGTTCTTGGTGAGCAACCTGGTGTCGGGGATGCAGTACGACCTGTGCGTGCTGGCCATCTGGGAGGACGCGGCCACCACGCTCACTGCCACCAACATCGTGGGCTGTGTGCAGTTCGCCACCACCGACGACTACCCCCAGTGCCAGTCCCTCCACAGCGGCTTCCTGGGCGGGACCATGATCCTGGTGATTGGCGGCGTCATCGTGGCCACCCTCCTGGTGTTCATCGTCATCCTCATGGTGCGCTACAAAGccaccggcggcggcggcggcggcggcggcccgaCCGGCAAGCTGCCCAGCGTCAGCAACACGTACTCGCAGACCAACGGCGGCCTGAGCCGGCTGAACGGCGCCCAGCCGCTGGCCAAGCCCACCGTGGTGGTGCTGCACGAGGAGATGGTGGAGTTCAAGTGCGGCTCCCTCCAGAGCAGCCTGTCGTCCTCGTCCGACTCGTCCAACTCCCTGGACAGAGGGCCCGCCGACCGGTACAGCCTCCAGGCCAGCGAGTGCAGCACCCTGCCCAGCAGCAAGTTCAGGAGGCACGGCGCCGGCCCCAAAGGACGGCCCCACCTGGACCACCTCCTGGGGGCCTTCGCCTCGCTGGAGCTGCGGAGCGTCACGGTGAAGGAGCACCAGCAGGCGGCCGGCTGCTCCGTCACCACCACCGGCGTGAtgacggtggcggtggtgccGCCCTCCGACAAAGAGCCCCTGCTGGGGAGGGCCGAGTCCACCACCATGCTGGGCCGACTGCTGGGGCTGCCCCAGGAGAGCAGGCCCAAGAGGAGCCACTCGTTCGACTTGGGCCACCCGGGCGCCGCGCAGTGCGTCAGTAGCTACCCGCGCCGGATCAGCAACATCTGGACTAAGCGCAGCGTGTCCGTCAACGGCATGCTGCTCCAGTACGATGACACTGAGGAGGAGAGGCCCTCTTTGGAGAGCTCCGAGTGGGTGATGGAAAGTACAGTGTGA